A genome region from Eremothecium cymbalariae DBVPG#7215 chromosome 4, complete sequence includes the following:
- the BNA7 gene encoding arylformamidase (similar to Ashbya gossypii ADR190W), whose translation MSNPSFETTAIFHEGSSEAVIYIHGGIWTSTNNTPDDFLKLSGYIKFEAKELSQYSIDYRLSPEVMHPTHLQDCLSNIYKLVKEKHISKLHLVGHSVGATLCWQLVTASDDDELHNQTFLDAHQLAEVQSIVKNVFLVSGIYSLNELIDEYPAYKSYVEDAFESIDDFEDPKVGYEKLWPYVRLHLIYSYKDELVSKRQSNYLMDILQMNGIPFSAYFDNLGQHDDVYESKKLSKYIIKQLR comes from the coding sequence ATGAGTAACCCATCATTCGAAACTACTGCAATCTTCCACGAAGGTAGCTCAGAGGCGGTTATCTATATCCATGGAGGTATCTGGACATCAACGAATAATACGCCTGATGATTTCTTAAAATTAAGTGGATACATCAAGTTTGAAGCAAAAGAGTTGTCACAGTATTCAATTGATTATAGGCTCTCTCCGGAAGTTATGCATCCTACCCATCTGCAAGACTGTCTTTCTAACATATATAAGCTAGTGAAGGAAAAGCATATCTCCAAATTACATCTAGTGGGCCATTCGGTAGGTGCTACCTTATGTTGGCAACTTGTTACTGCTTCAGATGACGACGAGCTCCATAATCAAACATTCCTAGATGCTCATCAATTGGCTGAAGTGCAATCTATTGTAAAAAATGTGTTTCTAGTGAGTGGGATATATTCTCTAAACGAGTTGATTGATGAATATCCAGCTTATAAATCTTATGTTGAAGACGCCTTTGAATCTATAGACGATTTTGAAGATCCTAAGGTGGGTTACGAAAAGTTATGGCCCTACGTTAGATTGCATCTCATATATTCCTACAAAGATGAATTAGTTAGTAAAAGGCAGTCAAACTATTTGATGGATATCCTGCAAATGAATGGTATCCCATTCAGTGCCTACTTTGACAACCTGGGTCAACATGACGACGTCTATGAATCCAAGAAACTttctaaatatattatcaagcAGTTACGATAA
- the TIF35 gene encoding translation initiation factor eIF3 core subunit g (similar to Ashbya gossypii ADR189W), whose protein sequence is MPEVPDPRVIDNADGSKTIISFKIEGGKKLKVTQRVKEIKITEKVNKSIAARRKWAKYGAEANSPPGPNLSTTKLGEELHLKLAPSLKELKAQEAKEKEKVKQEGEKSLYMCRTCGMPGHFTSKCPFKEMLGESGSTEEREAPADVATESSAAPMATTPGKYVPPSRRAGGRDPSSDAYKDQRERDDAMTLKITQLNENADEMTIKQKLLTPFQTIPRVAVVRNKETGRSRGIAYVTFSSEHEAETALRLLDGRGFMNLILHAEWSKPKK, encoded by the coding sequence ATGCCAGAAGTACCGGATCCACGTGTAATTGATAATGCAGATGGATCTAAGACGATTATTTCTTTCAAGATCGAGGGTGGGAAAAAACTAAAGGTCACGCAGAGGGTTAAGGAAATTAAGATTACTGAAAAGGTGAACAAGTCTATTGCGGCTAGAAGGAAATGGGCTAAGTATGGTGCTGAGGCTAATTCTCCGCCAGGTCCAAACTTGTCCACGACAAAACTAGGTGAAGAACTGCATCTAAAATTGGCCCCTTCGTTGAAGGAACTAAAGGCGCAAGAAGcaaaggagaaggagaaggtAAAACAAGAGGGCGAGAAAAGTTTGTATATGTGTAGAACATGTGGTATGCCGGGTCATTTTACGAGTAAATGTCCATTCAAGGAGATGTTGGGAGAATCTGGTAGCacagaagaaagagaagcCCCTGCCGATGTGGCGACAGAGTCGTCTGCAGCACCTATGGCAACTACTCCGGGCAAATATGTACCACCATCCCGTCGTGCAGGTGGTCGCGACCCATCTTCTGATGCTTATAAAGATCAAAGAGAGCGCGATGATGCGATGACATTGAAGATTACTCAATTGAATGAAAACGCGGACGAAATGACTATTAAACAGAAGCTGCTAACGCCGTTCCAAACAATCCCAAGGGTTGCTGTAGTCCGGAATAAGGAAACCGGTAGATCCCGTGGTATTGCATATGTTACATTCTCGTCCGAGCACGAGGCTGAAACTGCTTTGCGTTTGTTAGATGGTAGGGGTTTCATGAATTTGATTCTACACGCTGAATGGTCGAAGCCCAAGAAATAA
- the MRPL39 gene encoding mitochondrial 54S ribosomal protein bL33m (similar to Ashbya gossypii ADR188C), with the protein MAKAKSKNTVVKLLSTALTGVCRHITVTRGAPIVTQVRYDPVAKRHVLFKEAKKRKVAERRPLDFLRTSK; encoded by the coding sequence ATGGCGAAGGCTAAGAGCAAGAATACAGTGGTCAAGCTGCTGTCTACAGCTTTGACGGGGGTTTGCAGACACATTACAGTTACTAGAGGTGCGCCGATAGTCACACAAGTTAGATATGATCCTGTTGCGAAGCGTCATGTGTTGTTCAAAGAGGCCAAGAAGAGGAAAGTGGCTGAACGGAGGCCTTTAGATTTCCTGCGGACTTCTAAATGA
- the SPT5 gene encoding transcription elongation factor SPT5 (similar to Ashbya gossypii ADR187W), with product MSEREVTLTTEEQREDSSIPEESESGFLDGRSENKRPRDYEEEEEDGEDQEVAAEGANAGKSDDRNPQEASNEDEDGESEDEDEESDDDSPRKKQRRERNRFLDIEAEVSDDDEEEEDEEDSELVREGFITHGDDEEEEVQRAKDDRLHRQLDQNLQKSSEEDAQKLAKELRERYGRSSSKQYRAAAQDGYVTQRFMLPSVDTATIWGVRCRPGKEKDLVKKLLKKKFNLDKSMGSKKLKILSIFQRDSFSGRIYIEAPKQSVIEKFCNGVPDIYVNQKLLIPVQELPLLLKPSKSDDVRLEPGSYVRIKRGIYKGDLAVVEQISDNNLECMLKVVPRLDYGKNDEVDPDTKQKKAKRATFSQRPPPQLFNPTMALRMDQANLYKRDEKHFTYRNEDYIDGYLIKVFKIQYLKSKNIHPAVEELARFGSKDGAVDLTTISQTIKKAQASRAMFQPGDRVEILSGEQRGSKGIVIRTSTDIISVKLIGFNAKPLGFLISSLRKIFEPGDHVSVMSGDHQGDAGLVLSVKNGQVTFVSDQTRENLTISANNLTKSMDSTPTSGEYALHDIVELSAKNVACVIQAGHDIFKVLDDSGKVSTVTKGSILKKINTSRSRIASVDGSGKEIKIGDTVVEKLGARREGQVLYVQSHQIFIVSKKIVENAGVFVVNPINVEAVASKDNLIASKLDLSKMNPEIAAKMGPPSQSAQPIRVGRDMALNKTVRVCSAGYKGQLGIVKDVNGDLATVELHSKNKHITVDKHKLMYFNHEGGDGISYDELVSRRGRMPHARMGPSYVSAPRNMATGTPVGTVAPNLSGNMTPGWNSFDGGKTPALGSHGAGGTSAWGGASTWGGQGGGGTSTWGGQAGNASTWGGQTGATSTWGGASAWGNKSNWGGASTWTSGGEPGATSTWGGGDKSAYGGASTWGNQGGASAWGGGNKSHHRQDGTGYAWGAANNTNQGNRSTWGDPSANGSGSTWGANR from the coding sequence ATGAGTGAGCGCGAAGTTACTTTAACGACAGAAGAGCAGCGAGAGGATTCTTCGATACCAGAGGAATCGGAAAGCGGGTTTTTGGATGGGCGGTCTGAGAATAAACGGCCAAGAGACTacgaggaggaggaggaggatggTGAGGATCAAGAAGTAGCAGCTGAAGGGGCTAACGCGGGGAAATCGGATGACAGAAACCCTCAAGAAGCCTCGAAcgaggatgaagatggtgaGAGCGAAGATGAGGACGAAGAATCTGATGATGACAGTCCACGTAAAAAGCAGCGCCGTGAAAGGAATAGGTTTTTAGATATTGAAGCGGAGGTTAgtgatgacgatgaggaggaggaagacgaAGAGGATTCCGAGTTGGTGCGTGAAGGCTTCATTACACATGGCGATGacgaagaggaagaagtaCAGAGGGCTAAGGATGATAGATTACACAGACAGTTAGATCAAAATTTGCAGAAGTCGTCGGAGGAAGATGCCCAAAAGTTGGCTAAAGAACTGCGGGAGCGTTATGGGCGTAGTAGTTCGAAGCAGTACCGTGCAGCCGCTCAAGATGGCTATGTGACTCAAAGATTTATGTTGCCCAGTGTGGATACAGCTACTATCTGGGGTGTGCGTTGTAGGCCGGGCAAGGAAAAGGATCTTGTGAAgaagcttttgaagaagaagttcaaCCTTGACAAGTCTATGGGTTccaaaaagttgaaaattcTTTCCATATTTCAGAGGGACAGTTTTTCTGGCAGAATTTACATAGAAGCCCCTAAACAATCTGTGATCGAGAAATTCTGTAATGGTGTGCCAGACATATACGTTAACCAGAAGCTGTTGATCCCAGTCCAAGAGTTACCTTTATTACTAAAGCCATCTAAGTCTGATGATGTCAGGTTAGAACCTGGAAGTTATGTCAGAATTAAAAGGGGTATTTATAAGGGTGATTTGGCTGTAGTGGAGCAAATCAGCGATAACAATTTAGAATGCATGTTAAAAGTTGTGCCCAGATTGGACTATGGTAAAAACGATGAGGTGGATCCTGATACCAAGCAAAAGAAAGCCAAGCGGGCAACATTCTCACAAAGACCTCCGCCACAGTTATTTAACCCAACTATGGCTCTACGAATGGATCAAGCGAACTTATACAAGAGAGATGAGAAACACTTTACTTACAGGAATGAGGACTATATCGATGGTTATCTaattaaagttttcaagaTTCAGTATCTAAAGAGCAAGAATATTCATCCAGCTGTCGAAGAGTTGGCGAGATTCGGTAGTAAAGATGGTGCTGTCGACTTGACAACAATCTCTCAGACAATCAAAAAGGCACAGGCTTCAAGGGCAATGTTCCAACCTGGAGATCGAGTGGAAATCTTAAGTGGAGAACAACGTGGCTCCAAAGGTATTGTTATAAGGACGTCCACTGATATCATCAGCGTAAAGCTAATAGGATTTAACGCCAAACCACTAGGCTTCCTAATCTCATCTTTGAGAAAGATCTTTGAACCTGGTGACCATGTTTCTGTTATGTCAGGTGATCACCAAGGAGATGCAGGTTTGGTTTTGAGTGTTAAAAATGGTCAAGTTACCTTTGTTTCTGATCAAACGAGAGAAAACCTCACGATTTCTGCTAATAATTTGACAAAGTCTATGGACTCTACACCTACGTCTGGTGAATATGCACTTcatgatattgttgaattaaGTGCCAAAAATGTCGCTTGTGTTATTCAAGCTGGGCACGATATATTTAAGGTTCTGGATGATTCTGGCAAGGTCTCCACAGTCACTAAAGgttcaattttgaagaagatcaaTACTTCACGTTCCAGAATTGCCTCTGTTGATGGCAGCGgtaaagaaataaaaatcgGTGATACTGTGGTAGAAAAACTTGGTGCTCGTAGAGAAGGGCAAGTTTTATACGTTCAATCTCATCAGATATTCATCGTTTCCAAAAAGATAGTAGAAAACGCTGGTGTTTTTGTCGTTAATCCTATAAATGTTGAAGCTGTTGCTTCTAAAGATAATTTGATAGCATCAAAGTTAGACCTATCCAAAATGAACCCAGAGATAGCTGCAAAAATGGGTCCACCTTCCCAGTCCGCTCAGCCAATCCGTGTTGGACGGGATATGGCGCTAAATAAAACGGTAAGAGTCTGTTCTGCAGGCTATAAAGGTCAGTTAGGTATTGTCAAAGATGTCAATGGCGATCTTGCCACTGTTGAATTGCactccaaaaacaaacataTTACCGTAGACAAGCACAAATTGATGTACTTTAACCATGAAGGTGGTGATGGTATCTCATATGATGAACTAGTCAGTAGGCGGGGTAGAATGCCGCATGCAAGAATGGGTCCAAGTTACGTCAGTGCACCAAGAAATATGGCAACTGGAACTCCAGTTGGCACGGTTGCTCCAAACTTAAGTGGTAATATGACACCAGGATGGAACTCTTTCGATGGTGGAAAGACTCCCGCCTTGGGCTCTCACGGAGCAGGCGGAACTTCCGCTTGGGGTGGTGCTTCTACCTGGGGTGGCCAAGGTGGCGGCGGAACTTCTACCTGGGGCGGCCAAGCCGGTAACGCTTCAACCTGGGGTGGACAGACCGGTGCAACTTCGACATGGGGTGGGGCCTCAGCCTGGGGTAACAAGTCAAACTGGGGCGGTGCTTCCACCTGGACTTCTGGCGGAGAACCAGGTGCTACTTCCACCTGGGGTGGCGGCGACAAGTCGGCATATGGAGGTGCTTCCACCTGGGGCAACCAGGGAGGCGCTTCTGCTTGGGGCGGTGGCAACAAGTCACATCATCGCCAGGACGGCACTGGCTACGCTTGGGGTGCTGCCAATAACACTAACCAAGGTAACAGGTCTACCTGGGGCGATCCATCTGCGAATGGAAGCGGAAGCACCTGGGGCGCCAACCGATAA
- the RAD33 gene encoding Rad33p (similar to Ashbya gossypii ADR186C) has translation MDKLSYDTVSSFMRAKIPQEIEDELLMAYANCTEGQDDLNMEDIGLFFEELGLSKQWYKMVRKDMVCIEGTRVVDFEKLMDITYRLLVFMDNERTIDEQWSLLVRYSGRDEQFPQVKLRNHVLSAKDLQKCMVQVQMSGSAVVDMVSGVTKGPRVYVTYLDFAYLLGKLGYLRF, from the coding sequence ATGGATAAACTATCTTATGACACGGTTTCATCTTTTATGCGGGCCAAGATACCacaagaaattgaagatgagcTGTTAATGGCGTATGCAAACTGTACCGAGGGACAAGATGATCTGAATATGGAGGATATAGGACTGTTCTTCGAAGAATTGGGGCTTTCTAAGCAGTGGTATAAGATGGTGCGTAAGGACATGGTATGCATTGAGGGTACACGGGtggttgattttgaaaaactaaTGGATATAACGTATAGACTGCTGGTGTTCATGGATAATGAGCGTACGATCGATGAGCAATGGTCACTACTGGTGCGATATTCCGGAAGAGATGAGCAGTTCCCACAGGTGAAGCTGCGAAACCATGTTCTAAGTGCTAAGGACCTTCAGAAATGCATGGTACAGGTGCAGATGAGTGGTTCGGCGGTGGTTGATATGGTATCTGGGGTAACGAAAGGGCCAAGGGTTTATGTCACATACCTAGACTTCGCATACTTACTCGGTAAGCTGGGGTATCTTAGGTTTTGA
- the ERV25 gene encoding Erv25p (similar to Ashbya gossypii ADR185W) has translation MKYSVISVLFALFSTVCALHLDMVAQTIPEQVCIRDFVMQGQLVIVSVTSDGQVNDGQILSLDVFDRMGNQYREKKDFAGNIRVTFTPSYTTSFDICLKNEAQIAGRSLSRQVEVDIEIGSEARDWSRIQTAEKLKPVEVELRKIEELTDEIADEFNYLKSREERLRDTNESTNRRVRNFSALVIFVFISLGVWQINYLKKYFRAKHII, from the coding sequence ATGAAATATTCAGTGATAAGTGTTTTATTCGCACTTTTTTCTACCGTGTGTGCGCTACATCTTGATATGGTTGCTCAAACTATACCAGAACAAGTGTGTATCCGTGACTTTGTCATGCAAGGTCAATTGGTTATCGTTTCAGTCACATCAGATGGGCAGGTCAATGATGGCCAGATTTTAAGTTTGGATGTCTTTGATCGTATGGGCAACCAGTATCGCGAGAAGAAAGATTTTGCTGGCAATATCCGTGTCACGTTTACCCCCTCTTACACTACCTCATTTGATATCTGCTTGAAGAACGAAGCTCAAATCGCTGGTAGGTCCTTGTCTCGTCAGGTTGAGGTTGATATTGAAATAGGCTCTGAAGCGCGTGACTGGAGTAGAATTCAAACAGCAGAGAAGTTGAAGCCGGTTGAAGTTGAATTGCGTAAGATCGAAGAATTGACCGACGAAATCGCAGATGAATTCAACTATCTGAAGTCAAGAGAGGAAAGATTGAGAGATACCAACGAGTCCACTAATAGAAGAGTTAGAAACTTCTCTGCCCTGGTCATCTTCGTTTTCATTTCGTTGGGTGTATGGCAAATAAactatttgaagaaatattttagaGCTAAACACATTATCTAA
- the CYM1 gene encoding pitrilysin family metalloprotease (similar to Ashbya gossypii ADR184W) — MLRFRRCISQGLDHKRSKKYPIGMVFHGYKINRVQDIPQFSMTAVELNHEQTGARHLHVDRDDGNNVFSIGFKTNPPDKSGVPHILEHTTLCASQKYPVRDPFFKMLNRSLANFMNAMTGHDYTFYPFATTNKKDFANLRDLYLDATLHPLLRHEDFLQEGWRLEHSDVKDPASDIVFKGVVYNEMKGQVSNADYYFWIRHQEAIYPSLHNSGGDPEEITNLKYDDLVAYHRRSYHPSNSKTFTYGNFPLIDTLQRLNEEFCGYGKRLGQGPKELLPLKLTKDVEIHEMCELDPMLPPDKQLRTSVTWICGSPEDTYESFIMRMLGNLLFDGHSSPFYKRLIESGLGYEFSVNTGVESHTSSNFITIGVQGCKNAVEIHKEIQEIFKSILDRPFENEKIEAILHQLELSKKDQKSDFGLQLLYSILPGWVNKTDPFDVMCFDNILKRFRHDWEDKADQLFKDLIYKYVISKPCFKFTMEGNANFSKTLEIKEQKRLQQKLSSLNADDKKVIYERGLQLQKLQNSKQDLSVLPTLTVNNIPRVGDAYPVETNGQQTHRITKTNGITYLRGKRSLNGIIPFELYPYLPLFVESLTNLGTSNEEYSKIEEQMKLHTGGISTSINVNSDPISCLPELQFDFSGWSLNSKTQHIFDLLKRILCDTDFSSNKDKLKVLIRSLASSNTAAVAESGHLYARSFAAAHIDSTKSINETLSGVEQLKFLNRLPEILEDEQMFQKEIIEKLELLKKYIISSDNVKFMVTTDSPEHLRSIENQISSFLRELPQTKLPSLHPVANYPVLKMSDNTQPAIIPFPFQVHYTAQSLAGVPYVHEDGASLQVMANLLTFKYLHREIREKGGAYGGGASYSGMDGLLNFFSYRDPHPVNSMSVFNNAGKYLLNDANLTEKDLDEGKLTIFQKVDAPISARAEGSVAFHYNLTDDMRQKRREQLLDVSLPDIRRVTEKYLVNSNPERRFSVAIGPEIERITKPSEKA; from the coding sequence ATGCTGCGATTTCGGAGATGTATATCCCAGGGTTTGGATCATAAACGGTCGAAAAAGTATCCTATTGGGATGGTTTTCCACGGATATAAGATCAATCGAGTACAGGACATTCCTCAGTTCAGTATGACGGCTGTGGAACTGAACCACGAGCAGACGGGTGCTCGGCATTTACATGTGGACCGTGATGATGGCAACAATGTGTTCAGCATTGGTTTCAAGACAAATCCTCCTGATAAGAGTGGAGTGCCGcatattcttgaacatACTACGCTATGTGCATCGCAGAAGTATCCGGTCAGGGAtccatttttcaagatgCTAAATCGTTCGTTGGCGAACTTTATGAATGCAATGACTGGGCATGATTATACTTTCTACCCTTTTGCCACCACCAACAAGAAGGACTTTGCAAATTTGCGTGATTTGTATTTAGACGCGACGTTACATCCATTGTTAAGGCACGAGGATTTCCTACAGGAGGGTTGGAGGCTTGAACATAGTGATGTTAAAGATCCGGCTAGTGATATTGTGTTCAAGGGCGTTGTTTATAATGAGATGAAGGGCCAGGTTTCCAATGCCGATTACTACTTTTGGATTAGACACCAGGAGGCAATATATCCATCCCTTCATAATTCTGGGGGGGATCCTGAGGAGATAACGAACCTGAAATATGATGACCTGGTTGCCTACCACAGGCGTTCATACCATCcttcaaattccaaaacgTTCACTTACGGAAATTTCCCCCTGATTGACACATTACAGCGGCTCAACGAAGAGTTTTGTGGGTACGGTAAGCGCTTGGGACAAGGGCCAAAAGAACTGTTACCATTGAAACTTACTAAAGATGTTGAAATTCACGAGATGTGCGAGTTGGATCCCATGTTGCCTCCAGATAAACAGCTGAGGACATCTGTTACTTGGATCTGCGGCAGTCCAGAGGATACATACGAATCTTTTATAATGAGAATGCTGGGGAACCTCCTATTTGATGGTCATTCCTCACCGTTTTATAAGAGGTTAATTGAATCGGGTCTTGGATATGAATTTTCAGTCAATACTGGGGTAGAGTCACATACTTCCTCAAATTTCATCACAATTGGTGTTCAAGGTTGCAAGAATGCTGTGGAAATTCATAAAGAAATCCAGGAGATATTCAAGTCCATCCTTGATCGGCCATTTGAGAATGAAAAAATCGAAGCAATTTTACACCAGCTAGAATTGTCTAAGAAAGACCAAAAGTCTGATTTTGGATTACAGTTATTATATTCTATCCTACCTGGCTGGGTTAACAAGACCGATCCCTTCGACGTTATGTGTTTTGACAATATTCTGAAGAGATTCAGACATGATTGGGAGGATAAGGCAGATCAACTATTCAAAGATTTAATTTACAAATATGTGATTAGTAAACCTTGCTTCAAGTTTACAATGGAAGGCAATGcgaatttttcaaaaactttggaGATCAAAGAGCAAAAACGATTACAACAGAAATTGAGCTCTCTCAACGCAGATGATAAGAAGGTTATCTATGAGCGTGGtttgcaacttcaaaagttACAAAATTCTAAACAAGATCTCTCTGTACTACCCACGTTGACTGTGAATAACATCCCTCGTGTAGGTGATGCATATCCCGTGGAAACCAACGGCCAACAGACGCACCGTATAACGAAAACGAATGGGATTACCTATCTTAGGGGCAAGCGTTCGTTAAATGGAATTATTCCATTTGAGCTATATCCGTATTTGCCTTTGTTTGTTGAGTCTCTGACAAATCTCGGCACCTCTAATGAGGAGTATTCCAAAATTGAGGAACAAATGAAACTCCACACAGGAGGGATATCCACTTCAATTAATGTCAACTCAGACCCTATATCCTGTCTGCCTGAACTGCAATTTGACTTTAGCGGTTGGTCCTTGAACAGCAAAACGCAGCATATATTTGATCTTCTGAAGAGAATATTGTGCGATACGGATTTTAGTAGTAACAAGGACAAGCTTAAGGTTCTAATCAGGTCTTTGGCATCATCTAACACAGCTGCGGTCGCGGAAAGTGGGCACTTATATGCGCGCAGCTTTGCTGCGGCTCACATTGATTCTACAAAATCAATCAATGAAACATTGTCGGGTGTAGAACAGCTCAAGTTCCTCAATCGTTTGCCTGAAATTTTAGAAGATGAACAAATGTTTCAAAAGGAAATCATTGAGAAGCTTGAACTActaaagaaatatattatctcTTCCGACAATGTCAAATTTATGGTGACAACTGACTCCCCAGAACATCTCCGTTCAATAGAAAATCAAATCTCTAGTTTCTTGAGAGAACTCCCTCAGACAAAGTTACCTTCACTTCACCCTGTGGCTAATTACCCTGTTTTAAAGATGTCAGATAACACCCAGCCAGCAATCATTCCGTTTCCATTTCAAGTGCACTACACTGCCCAGTCTTTGGCAGGTGTTCCATACGTTCATGAAGATGGTGCATCGTTGCAGGTAATGGCAAACCTGCTGACCTTCAAGTATTTACATCGCGAAATCCGTGAGAAAGGTGGCGCATACGGTGGAGGTGCTTCATACAGTGGCATGGACGGCCtcttgaacttcttctcATATAGAGATCCACATCCTGTCAATAGTATGTCTGTGTTCAACAATGCAGGAAAATACTTACTCAATGATGCAAATCTAACGGAAAAGGACTTGGATGAAGGTAAACTAACAATCTTCCAAAAAGTCGATGCCCCGATTAGCGCAAGAGCTGAGGGCTCGGTTGCTTTCCACTACAACTTGACCGATGATATGAGACAGAAAAGAAGGGAACAACTTTTAGACGTATCGTTACCAGATATTCGACGTGTAACCGAGAAGTACCTGGTGAATTCCAATCCAGAACGTCGCTTCAGCGTTGCCATCGGTCCCGAGATCGAGCGCATCACCAAGCCTTCAGAAAAGGCTTAA
- the NPL3 gene encoding mRNA-binding protein NPL3 (similar to Ashbya gossypii ADR183C) → MSEEVPPPPAEYQAPESYGSDAYGAQPGEADELSTTRLFVRPFPLDVQESELNEIFSPFGALKDVKILNGFAFVEFEQAEAAEQAINEVNGKSFADQPLDVVYSRKPLPRYRVIIKNLPEGVAWQELKDLARDNNLETTFSSVNTRDFDGTGALEFPSEEVLQDALEKLNNCDFRGNALSVERDDNPPPIRRSGARGGFRGRGGFRGRGGFGGPRGGYGFGGPRGGYGYGAPRGRGGYGGPRGGFGGPRGGFGGPRGGYGGPRGGYGTPRGGYAPRGGYAPRGGYNNYGGPRGGYGGRDSYAPRGGDSYGTRERSPVRE, encoded by the coding sequence ATGTCAGAAGAAGtgccaccaccaccagcagAATATCAAGCTCCTGAGTCGTATGGCAGTGATGCTTATGGTGCCCAACCGGGGGAAGCCGATGAGCTATCCACTACGAGGTTGTTTGTTAGACCTTTCCCTCTAGATGTGCAAGAGTCTGAACTAAATGAGATCTTCAGTCCATTTGGTGCCTTAAAGGATgtaaagattttgaatgGGTTTGCGTTTGTCGAGTTTGAGCAAGCTGAAGCAGCTGAACAAGCGATTAACGAGGTTAATGGTAAGTCATTTGCTGATCAGCCGTTGGATGTTGTTTATTCTAGGAAGCCGCTGCCAAGATACAGagttattatcaaaaacttgCCCGAGGGTGTTGCTTGGCAAGAGTTGAAGGACTTGGCCAGGGATAACAACTTAGAAACCACGTTTTCTTCTGTTAACACACGTGATTTCGATGGTACGGGTGCGTTGGAGTTCCCATCTGAGGAGGTTTTACAAGATgctttggaaaaattgaacaattgcGATTTCCGTGGCAATGCTCTATCGGTAGAAAGAGATGACAATCCACCACCAATCCGTAGATCAGGCGCTCGCGGCGGCTTCCGTGGTCGTGGTGGCTTCCGTGGTCGTGGTGGTTTTGGAGGACCTAGAGGCGGATACGGCTTTGGTGGGCCAAGAGGTGGCTATGGCTATGGCGCTCCTAGAGGTCGCGGTGGCTATGGCGGACCTAGAGGCGGCTTCGGTGGTCCAAGAGGCGGCTTCGGTGGTCCAAGAGGCGGCTACGGTGGTCCAAGAGGTGGATATGGCACGCCTAGAGGCGGTTATGCTCCAAGAGGTGGTTATGCTCCAAGAGGCGGTTACAACAACTATGGAGGACCAAGAGGCGGCTACGGTGGCAGAGATTCTTACGCTCCAAGAGGAGGCGACTCCTATGGAACCCGTGAGAGATCACCAGTTAGAGAGTAG